A window of the Hordeum vulgare subsp. vulgare chromosome 5H, MorexV3_pseudomolecules_assembly, whole genome shotgun sequence genome harbors these coding sequences:
- the LOC123395697 gene encoding protein DETOXIFICATION 21-like: protein MEKREEESKAPLLEPRSAAAAENGGSDMVGDGGAEEEEEAGLRRQLVEENRKLWAVAGPSICTRFSTFGVTVISQAFIGHIGPTELAAYALVSTVLMRFSNGILLGMASALETLCGQSYGAKQYHMMGIYLQRSWIILSGCAVLMLPIFIFTEPLLVFIGQDPTISAVAATISIWYIPVMFASVVNFTLQMYLQAQSKNMIITYLAFVNLGIHLFLSWLLAVKLHLGLAGVMTSMVIAMWIPAIGQFVFVLFGGCPLTWTGFSFTALTDLVPIFKLSLSSGVMLCLELWYSTILVLLTGYMKNAESALDALSICLNINGWEMMISIGFLAATGVRVANELGAGSAKRAKFAIFNVVATSFSIGLVLFVFFLFFRGKLSYIFTTSEEVAALVADLSPLLAFSILLNSVQPVLSGVAVGAGWQSVVAYVNITTYYLIGIPLGAILGYLLGYHVKGIWVGMLLGTLVQTIVLLFITIRTDWDKQVEVTQDRLKRWYMDGNNGKSDSTSSP from the exons AtggagaagagggaggaggagagcaaGGCCCCGCTGCTGGAGCCCAGgtccgcggcggcggcggagaatGGCGGGAGTGACATGGTCGGCGACGGAGgggcggaggaagaagaggaggcggGGCTGCGGCGTCAGCTGGTGGAGGAGAACCGGAAGCTGTGGGCCGTGGCGGGGCCGTCCATCTGCACGCGCTTCTCCACCTTCGGGGTCACCGTGATCAGCCAGGCCTTCATCGGCCACATCGGCCCCACCGAGCTCGCCGCCTACGCCCTCGTCTCCACCGTCCTCATGCGCTTCAGCAACGGCATACTC CTGGGCATGGCGAGCGCGCTGGAGACGTTGTGCGGGCAGTCGTACGGGGCGAAGCAGTACCACATGATGGGCATCTACCTGCAGCGGTCCTGGATCATCCTCAGCGGCTGCGCCGTGCTCATGCTCCCCATCTTCATATTCACCGAGCCGCTGCTCGTCTTCATCGGCCAGGACCCCACGATCAGCGCCGTCGCTGCAACCATCTCCATCTGGTACATCCCCGTCATGTTCGCCAGCGTCGTCAACTTCACGCTCCAGATGTACCTGCAGGCGCAgagcaagaacatgatcatcaccTACCTCGCCTTCGTCAACCTCGGCATCCACCTGTTCCTGTCGTGGCTCCTGGCCGTCAAGCTGCACCTTGGGCTCGCCGGGGTCATGACCTCCATGGTCATCGCCATGTGGATCCCTGCCATTGGGCAGTTCGTCTTCGTCCTCTTCGGTGGCTGCCCTCTGACGTGGACGGGCTTCTCCTTCACAGCACTCACCGACCTCGTGCCTATCTTCAAGCTCTCTCTCTCCTCTGGCGTGATGCTCTG TTTGGAATTGTGGTACAGCACCATACTGGTGCTCCTAACCGGGTACATGAAGAATGCAGAGAGTGCACTTGACGCTCTATCAATATG CCTAAACATCAATGGTTGGGAGATGATGATTTCTATCGGCTTTTTGGCCGCAACAGG AGTGCGTGTGGCAAATGAGCTCGGAGCTGGAAGTGCAAAAAGGGCCAAGTTCGCCATCTTCAATGTCGTCGCCACTTCTTTCTCGATAGGCCTTGTGTTGtttgtgttctttcttttcttccgTGGGAAGCTTTCCTACATATTTACCACAAGTGAGGAGGTAGCTGCCTTAGTTGCTGACTTGTCGCCTCTTCTGGCCTTTTCCATCTTGCTCAACAGTGTTCAGCCAGTGCTATCAG GTGTTGCTGTTGGTGCGGGTTGGCAAAGTGTCGTTGCCTATGTTAACATCACAACATATTACTTGATTGGTATCCCTCTTGGAGCAATCCTAGGTTATCTTCTTGGATATCATGTGAAG GGCATTTGGGTTGGCATGCTGCTCGGAACACTGGTCCAAACAATTGTACTTCTGTTCATAACAATTAGGACTGACTGGGATAAACAG GTGGAGGTTACTCAGGATAGATTGAAGAGGTGGTACATGGACGGGAACAATGGAAAGTCAGATTCAACGTCAAGTCCGTGA